ATCTTCTAAGTAGCCGACAAATAGTTGGGGGAGTCACCACAACCCCCATTGCTTCCTCCAATTCGTGGCACACCTCAGAGAGATACATGGATGGATCCTCGAGCACCATCCCAACTGTATATATTTCTTCATGTACACTTAGCTTTCTCAGCTCTCTCCTTTGTTCGCTCAGTACAGGGTCTACTTTTCCTGTTTGCTGAAACCTCGTAAATATACTGTATGCTGTGCTTGCTGCAGTATTTAAGTTAGTAGCTATCTTGTCATAGGTAAGATTCATACCAATTCTTTGATAGACTATACTCTCCAGCGTAGATATGTGCCATAGGCTTTCTTTCTTCCCGGTTCAGCTGACATTTTGATCTGTAGTATTACATTTGAATTTCCCGCAGTTTTCCTCTTGTAAGCACAACACAGAAGTCCGTACGTCAACGCAAATTCGAACGCAACTGAAATCCActgtagctgtttaggccctcaaaagatagattatgttgttatgattatgtttccttgatgggaagtaaaaatgtccaaaactttcttagctatgctagcttctttagctctgacagccaccctAGTAAACTAATTCATGTAAGTTGCTTCTTAAAACACAATATCTAAGTCAACACACAAATCTTTCAGACAGCTGTTCAGGTAGTAACACAGCTCAATGTACAACATTATCAGTGGATGTAATCACTCTGTAATGGATGTAATGCCAGTAATCACTCCCTTTTTACAATGATTACTGCAACCAaacagtgataattataaatattcaTCCATTACATGCACCCGTTGATTTGCATTACTCATTAGACAATGACATTGAATCATTAGACTTCTTACTTGGCTATGGGTCAAgtgttaggtaaagatcattaatgcCAAAAAAATTGTGGTGGCGGCACAGTGTGACATTACATACCAAGTAAGGCAGAAATTAAAGCTGTACGCTCACACGCATGCACTTGATGATCCGCCAGCTCCAACAACTCTTCATCCATTGGTCAATATCACTTCAGTCAAGCAGCTGAGACAAAACAGACGGTAAAGACCCACTACACAATAAACATCGAGTGAGACAAGGGTACTAGTCTGATAAAGGGTCATGCAATCTATTTGATGGACATAAATATTAAATGATCAAAATAATGATGACAGTAGAAAAAGACCTAGCTTGCAGGTATAGTCTACTGCTTTTCAAGGTCACCGTCACTccagctagcctcgattccaggcaaGATATTTACTTTTGTATAATCAATTTCTAGTAGAAGTTGATTTGGTTCACTTGAACTTAGCAATGGCAAAAACATATGCATGAATAAATCGAGTGACCAATCTTAGAATTAGGCTGCTAATAACTATTACCACAAGCGTAAAACCACACATGATAATTGAGTAATTCGTTAAAAAGGAGTACAAGCTACTCCCCACTAATGAAAATGCCTATAAGCGTACAGCCAGAGGTTAGCTAATTATTAAAGAAAACATCATTAAGGCTATGCTGGCCAATTTTCCTTTAATAGAACGGAAGGTCTAAGAGAATAGGCTTGCATTTGGCATGCATAGATCAGATCCAATGACCACTCTACTACTAAAGGCCATCCCAGTGTATATAAACCCCTCTCCTTTTGCAAATAATGATCGGAATGTGCTGAGGATCCTTGATGGTTTTCGACAGCCTCAAAGTACTCGTGCAACTTCGGGACGACACCTTCTATATCAGAACATGATAAGGTTGGTCTAccgttttgatgacatcacaagctgctaaccacaaatcgaTGACACTCTAATAACCAcgtaagtgggcgtacaataactgtacgcccactcttAATTAAGCTTGCGGTTGATTAAAGCGTCATTGGTTTgtagctgctgatgtcatcaaacagtagaaattatgtagcttttcagtgttatctccgCAATGGaataggatgttcttggtatcaaaatgtagcccatttatctgtaaacttagtacaatttgaaagctaagctattagaagttattactctaaccaaaagtgtacctaaaaacaagtaaatcatgaattataaacactgtgaacataattatgtaagacccataaagggatggtcaggatatCTAAatcattgaacaattatgtgatgaagacgactaggaccttagctgtaaaAGATtgctgttttattactctaaccgattatatgtacccactataacaatttgctgttgttctattaatcactaCAAACCCACCACCGTATGTTTCATGGAAGTGAGTATGTTTGGTCATTcacctagcctccttcgcagcctctcctttttctgttctttgtcacaatagttcaataagataaaatacgggacaaattggaggaacaaaaaaagaaagaaggaagagacaaagaaaaaggagagcctgccttgctaagtcgtgTGACAGTAGACAAGTGGTATAGAcaagtgaaaatgagcgtgggcaatcattagctgggcggagcctgacagagcaaaacgctacagcatgcctacgcattgcaaactctaacataaaagctgttagcatcatagatagtaagccagaatcaagtgtggagacatcgtagacgagggcttacctagtaaagactgAAGACtaaagatctagatctacatctaaatttagctcagtttttttcctgagttcagcagacccacttgactagtatagatataattattagatctaCAGCAGTATATAgtctactctagtctttcatactttctctactgactaaaggtctcacgaaggcCTACTCTACTCATGCTACtgttcataaaattaattatacactccaGTACAGGTTGTGTTCCTAATAAATGCgttccaagtactgtgtgggaggacagttattgaggttttctctcgcctACGCTCGTTAAAATGTGTCTACGTCAGTATGGGGATCACGCGTCTCCTTTTCTTTGtcgcttccttctttctttctttctttctttctttgttcctccaattttctcttctcttattgtgacaaagaacagaaaaaggagaggctgcaaaggaggctatcattcacctacacaatagTATCAgtacaatttcttagaaatgttccaatcgaaagatatttacatttaagtacagctactcacaaatttgtggtaatctactctctaagctggatgcactgtagttGCACAAGCACTACTGTAATACACTACAATACACCTGCACAGGATTAAAATCTCCATCAATCTCAAACCTTTCCTAGGGGAGAGCCGCAGAAATTAATATGGACTTTTATTATGTGTATGATGTGAGCGTGTATCAGCGCCCCTCTTTGTAAAAACATCTACGGTATAAGCTCTTTTTAAGGCGccacattaaaataattacgcTGGTAAAGGTGGCTCTATtaggaggttgaaaaattagtTTCGAGACTGGATGGCGTGTCTTTAGAGGTGCGccttctaattggaggtaaaaaATAGCTTTGCAAATGGACTGTGCATGTCAGGAGCGTAGGAAGCAtaggtgctggagcacccccttatcTTACCTGGTTACTCCATGAAGTTCAGAACAGCTAGCTTGATGCCACAGGGCCAGGCACCTGCAGCAGTTTTCTTGGTCTTCCAACAGGCTAGGTTGTACACGTTAAAGAGGTACTGTGGTTACTTTTGGCTTGAGGGCTGCCCAGATGTGGAAGGAAGAATTCTGTGATCTGTTTGCTCATTTTACCTCTATTTACCAACGCGCAGCCATACTCACACGTGGTGGAGCTCCATTTAGAGTTTCAAAAATTACTTTGGAGGCTTTATGGCGCATCTTTAGAGGGGCGCCTTAAAAAGAGCTTATACGGTACCTATACACCACTGGATTCTTACCGTTACTGCTTGCTAGCATGTGGGCAATCACAGCAGTCTGAGAATTAACAGAGCAACAGAATGATAGCATTTACTATGAGTACATACTTCAAGAATAGACGGATAGGAGATATGCACAAGTACAGTCATTGACCATTCacactagctgggcggagcccggcACCCGTTCCCAACGGGTGGCCGGGTGACacgcttatataggatttgtactgctgcactgaggagtgcagcccaatcagattgcagtattgcaAGTGGTTGGTTAATACCCACTTAGCTAGGTGGGTGTGCAGCTGGGCGGAGCTGCCTTGAGCAAAATACACAAGCTGTCACAGAAGCTGCTAACGAGCTTGGAAGTAGTCACTTCTTTTCTGAGAGGCAGAGATGTCTTTGCTGTATTGCCTACTGGATTTGGAAAGAGCCTTTGCTATGCTTGTTTGCCTGCAGCATTTGACAAAATATTGGAGAAGGAGAAAGGTCATTCTTGTAGTAGTAGTCACTCCTCTGCTGGCCATCATTCATGATCAGGTATGTAAGGCTAGATagaacatacatataattatacgtacatgtgcatatgagCTGTTTACACATAACTAGATCATTCTAAGCTGGATGCTTTtattctatatataggtagcCATCTATTGTTCTAAAGGCATCTCTAGCACATATGTCTCGGGCGAGATGTCTGATGCAGCTACAATGGATGCGATCTTCCACGGAAAGTATCAGCTAGTATTCTTTACACCTGAAATGATCATCAGCAAAAAGCATTGGAGAAGACTTCTGGGGGGAGATGTGTATGCTAATAGACTCAAGGCTTTGATAATCGATGAAGCTCATTGTGTGAAGAAATGGTATGTATTTGACTCATCGTTTTTTATTAACATGtgtaccaataatattattgcaggggtgagacTTTCAGGCAAATGCTGTTGAGAATTAGAGAAGTGCGCAGCCTCATTCCAACATCAGTTCATGTGATGGCACTAACAGCAACAGCTACCCGAAGTGACATTTCATTCATTTCTCGTATTGTTGGCCTAAGAAACCCATTTGTCATTACGAGAGTCCCAGTAATCCCAAATTTGATTTATGCTGTTGGATTATTCAAAAGTATACCAGAGACATTCCAAAACTTGGCCCAGAAATTGGTAATCGAGAGAAACAAGTTTCCCAAAACAATCATATATGGACGTTCTTTTGGAGTGTGTGGTGACATGTACCTCTTCTTTAAGGATTACCTTGGAGCTGCATTCACAAATCCTGATGATGCACCTGATCTTTCTGAATTTCGCCTCGTGGACATGTTTACAAGTGTCACTGATCCAGCCCATAAATCTGAAATCATTCGTTTATTTAAGGGTGATGGCAATCTTCGCATTGTTGTAGCTACTATGGCATTTGGTATGGGTGTTGATTGTCCCAACATTCGATAAATCATTCATGTTGGCCTGTCAGACGATATCAGTAGCTATGTACAAGAGACTGGTAGAGCAGGTCGAGATGGTAAACCATCACGTGTAACCCTTTTGAAGGCAAGAATTTACCATCAAGTTGATAATGAGATTAAAGAACATGCTTCAAACTTCAACACTACAGATTGTAGAAGGGGTGGTCTTTTCCGAAATATTGACAATTACAAACATGTTGATCTCGGTTTCAATTGCTTGTGCTGTGATATTTGTTCTAAGTCATGTTTATGTGGACAGTGTGACCTAAGACTTAGTTACTTCTTTCAGCTAATTACACATTTTATTTTCATTATTACCTGTGCTTCAAGAAAGCTGCTATATCTACCGAAACATTTCCTGCACATTTTGGGCAATCTGtttttatcactgccattTATAATACTGTTAATGTGGACATCAGCACACATCTGTTCTTCCTCATTCTCCAGTAGCATTGTCCACAGGTCCAACACTTCCTTTACCAGGCCTTGATAGCTCATCCCCACATCCAAAACATTGTAACACTTGGGCCATTCTTGCTCAGTACTTTATTTTAATTTAGTAGCAAAGTCATGTTGTTCAGTGCCAGCCAGTGTGGTACAGTGCGGTGCATATTGCgtttaacacccacttaaaataattatattcatgatgcTCCAAGCAATATTACAtaacacacaagtacaaatcTTATATAAGCGTGTcccccgacctcccgtcagggacggtcgggctccgcccaactacatTCACACAGCATAACTAGATCTaattcaataataattttattatacatctacattattattattgctgacTTACAAAAAAGACGAAGAAAAGAGCCATGATTTTCGGGCGAATTCAATGAACCGTGGATATAAAGACGCTTAGTGGCACGGCATGACAAAAATGAAGGTAATCTGAAATCCCAAACCAGGTTCCGACTTACAGTAAATTGCCCCGGAGGCGTGGCCTTGTTGTCACGGATGAGCATGAGGGGGCTGTGCAGTTTATGTCTAGCTAGCTGGGATTTGTTTTCATGCAGTAGCGATGGATCTTCTTGTCCAGATATGTCTCCTGTTCTATCTCCTATCATCTTTTGTTGTTGCAGGTAAAGTTCGTGCCTAGACTAGATCTAGCCTGGGTACCGGTACGTACGTAGCTATGTAACTGTTTTAAGGTAGATAGGCTGATAGCAGATGTATCATGTGTATTCAGTattcaagtacatgtaactgtacCATATTATTGCCCTATTAGATACTTCTGTCATTTTGTTTCCAAAACAGAGGCCACTTTGGATCTGATGTATAACACGAGTGTGGCGTGTCCTGGAGAGACAGTTTTGTTCACATGCTTCGTACCTGGTGGTGTTGCATTGCAATGGAGAGTAGATCCTCCAGCAGAGTCTATGTTGATGTCAGAAGTACAAATTAATCCATTCAATATATTCTCACAAGTTGGTCGAAGGGACACATTTGGATCTGGAGTGATCATGTTTGAGGCTGTTTTTGTGAGCAATGATGATGGAAATCTGACGTCCACTCTCATCAACCTcagtgaagtgtctgtactggATGGTAGCAATGTCACCTATACTGCTACTATTGATAATGGTGTTGTAATAGAGTCACAACAGACTGTCACAGTTGCTGGTGAGTTTTTAAATTCTCCATGCAGCTAATCATGAATTTGCAGGTGCCCCAACTTCTCCACTCAACCCAATAATTTCCTCCATTCAAAATCAAACTCTCTCTTCCATTATCACTCTGGACTGGGACTCcccctcctctactggtggtgtgtctgtcagctatgccctcaccatctccccaacacctctctccgAGTCACCAGTCACCGTGGAGACCACCTCGGCACAGATAACCATCTCCTACGACACTCACTACACTGTGACCATCAAAACTGTCAACTGTGCTGGCAATAGCAGTGCTGTAATGGTGGTGATTCCTGCTATTGGTTAGTAGAAGTGACCAATAGAAGGAATGTAGTGTCCTTTTTTCTATGGATTAGTAACCTACACCTTATATTATGTTTCTCCAATGCAGTTACCTGCCCCTCTAATCCACCACCTGCGGATCGAGTGACCATCAATGGTGCTCCACCACTGCCTGTACTAATAGGATCAACACTAAGCTTCACTTGCAATAGACAGATGGTACCATCAACCTGTGAGAGTGATGGACGATGGTCACCTGACCCCACCACTTACATGTGTCTCTCAGGTAAGTTGTAATTAATATCATGGCTGCATTGtacgctatagctatagtcCCCTCCTCTCAGTTGCCACCTGTGGTTCTCCTGCTGCACCATCTAGAGGTAGTGTGGACATCAGTGGTGGgacaccacccttctcactgGGTTCAGAGGTCACCTTCCACTGTGATGAGGGACTGTTCCCCCCTAATGtgaggaccagcacatgcgctgatgtggggggtaggggagagtgggtggagaatccCGGGAGCTTGGTGTGCAGGGAGAGGCCAGGTGAAATGTAGTTGTTTAGAAGCTTGATTTTTCTGTCAAAAAATTTGtttaactgcatgtgtacaattgtACCGCCTTTGTTCCACATTTCTTAGTATTCTGCAATGGCAGGTCATTAATGGGTGCTCATGTTGAGCTGATGAGATACAAAGATGTATACTCACAGTTATTTTCTGACcgtccctatatatatatatagtcaacTGCACTGTGCCTGCTGAGCCGTGCAACGGTGCTATAATGGACTATGAGAGGTTGAACGAGACAGTGtcggagggaacagtgctgacttaccggtgtgacaatggattctcactgactggacccaacaccatcacttgcactaatgctaGAGTCTGGAGTactgagcctgaggcaatcGTGTGTGTACTTATGACTGAAGGTGATGAGCTttgtaataatatataattattgtatactatctactatctcaTTTCACATGTACAGTTTCTACTATCGCTCCCTTGTTCTCCACTTCTGCAACTGTCGCTATCAGTgtggtcatcactttcattgtcactctagtcattggattcctcactggactcctagtgatgcaTCTTTTctctcgtaagaaggcagtaTACTTCCCGGCAActgaaggacaagctaacgCAGCGTCCACTGCACcagttggtcctgtttatgaggaggtgtcacccaaagaggacattgaactcaacacaaaccagGCGTACGGACCATTAGGACTGTGACAGTTGTTCACTCTTAATTTTAATACAATAAGTTAATTACGATCATTCTGGCATTTCGTTTGTTTATGGACCTATATTATATAGACTCGCTATAGTTTAATATAGATAGTGTTGATTAATGCCTAATACTAATCATAGATTGTCTCATGCAATTACATTTATatatccctataattatacaggttattttttgctgtaaaacctgttattattataatgtggtTTTTCTGACTTCCTCAATCAGACTGAAATAGAATAAAGTGATGTGTTTCTTTATGCCTATGAACCAAAACTCGACAGTTATTATAATATACCTCGGTGTGTGGTAGTATGTACATTACACCTAGCTTTCAGTATATTCAGCTTTGCAACTTTCATTATTATGCATTGAGACAATgtaaacaatacatgtagcactGAATCTgttcgcataattatttaacaaTTAAGGTACATTACTTATACAACAGTTACTGCATGTTACTGTTCTGTCAGACTTGTCCAGATTCCTAGCAAATATAAATCACAGTACATTGTAAGAAAAACAATTATAGTAACGAGTGCATGGTGTAAGCTGTGCTGTGCtataatgcctctcgccatgttttgctttgctCAAGTAGGGTACACGTTAGCCTCGAACCAGGCCCAACGTAAAATTGGGCCTGGAAGGGATTGCATGCGCATGAAGCTAATAATTGGTCAACACGTGTGGTGAAAACTGGAGCTAGCTCACAGAATGGCTTCTGGCAGAAGTTCTACTTGTAGACTTTGTTCCTCAACTACATCTAGGAAGTATTTATTTGGTTTGTTTACACCTTTAGGAGAGAAAGAGAAGTTGAGTGACCGCTTAAGCACTTTATTGCTGGTGCATGCCAATCACCAAGAACGATATGTTGCCTCAGTACATTTGTAGGAAATGCAAGGAAGCCTTTCTTGTAGTGGAAAGAAAGTTGAAGTCCCTACGCATCCAAGCCAAAGAGAGTTTTGACAAGTTTCAACAAACAGTccctatgcacacacaaacacatttcaatgcacctacatgtacaccagAGTCCCGAAAGCGACCTAAACACACTAGTAGCTTAACGGGAGTGTCACCATTTATAGCTAGGTCTCGTCCGCCATCTAAAAAGGCATCAAGAAGATTGTTTGAAGGAAACCAGCTTTGTAAGTagcattacatgtatacaaagtatgtacacacacacacacattaatttatgaCAACCATGCAAAtttaatgtgcatgtgttcttGCTGTAATTTTCTTTTCTTTAGCTCCAGAGAGACCAATTCCACCTGCTCCTTGTTTGGCATTGAGCAGCAATTCATCTGTAATAGATATGGACAATGTCACGAGAGTACACCAGATTAACATACATGTTGCAATTTTCTTTTGTAGCTCCAGAGAGACCTCCTCCTTGTCCAAGTGAGAATCTCTCACCCACACATGGTAtgcacaatgtcatgtacaaagaacttaattattataattattatgacgcAATTAGATAAAAAACATGGGTTTTTAATCTTGCCTCATACATGCATTAGGGGTAACTGTAACTAGCATGGCAAATCGATATGTTAATTACTGATGAAACGGTTTCGACATCTGTTAAGGTAAGAACACTTTCGAACCCTAACCCTTGTAGCTAAATATAATATTGCAGGTAACAGTTACCACCCCAAGTCACTCTGGTGGAATAATTAAGCAGCTAGATACCAAGTTGGAAAAAGTTGGAAGGGCATTAGCAGGAGGTCACATTCCTACAATTGCAAAGGCCGTGTACGCCAATCCTGACCTTAAAAAGCAACTGAAAAGTAAATTCTTATCGGAAGTAGGTACTGAGTGTTCTACCATGTGCAGGATAGAATTACCAATAAAATATTAACGCACCATCAATGTTCCAGAAGATACCAGTCGATGCCATATCAGCATTTTCTTGGAGAAAGTGCATCCGAGAGCTCGAGTTACATGCTCCAACCCTTCTTCAGATGCTCTTGGTAATTTCGACTCACACCGACCACAGAAACTCAAAAAAAAAGACGACTCTCACTTTCCAGGAATATGCATGGCAGTAGCATGTATCATAAAGGAGAggaacaaacataattatgtgtggaaTTCAGAGCATAATATCATTGATCCTATTCAGGTCTTGTACCGAGAAAAAGGTACGTATACTTTGATGTCACAAATATGGAACTGACATATCTTTTTCTTTAC
This is a stretch of genomic DNA from Halichondria panicea chromosome 1, odHalPani1.1, whole genome shotgun sequence. It encodes these proteins:
- the LOC135347067 gene encoding CUB and sushi domain-containing protein 3-like, with amino-acid sequence MDLLVQICLLFYLLSSFVVAEATLDLMYNTSVACPGETVLFTCFVPGGVALQWRVDPPAESMLMSEVQINPFNIFSQVGRRDTFGSGVIMFEAVFVSNDDGNLTSTLINLSEVSVLDGSNVTYTATIDNGVVIESQQTVTVAGAPTSPLNPIISSIQNQTLSSIITLDWDSPSSTGGVSVSYALTISPTPLSESPVTVETTSAQITISYDTHYTVTIKTVNCAGNSSAVMVVIPAIVTCPSNPPPADRVTINGAPPLPVLIGSTLSFTCNRQMVPSTCESDGRWSPDPTTYMCLSVATCGSPAAPSRGSVDISGGTPPFSLGSEVTFHCDEGLFPPNVRTSTCADVGGRGEWVENPGSLVCRERPVNCTVPAEPCNGAIMDYERLNETVSEGTVLTYRCDNGFSLTGPNTITCTNARVWSTEPEAIVCVLMTEVSTIAPLFSTSATVAISVVITFIVTLVIGFLTGLLVMHLFSRKKAVYFPATEGQANAASTAPVGPVYEEVSPKEDIELNTNQAYGPLGL